DNA from Pichia kudriavzevii chromosome 5, complete sequence:
CAACTTTGCCGGTGTTGAAGAGCTTGTTCACGAGAGAGCAGACTGGCCAAGAGAGAAGTTGCTTGAATACTTCAAGAATGACACTATGGCCTTGATTGGTTATGGTTCTCAAGGTTATGGTCAAGGTTTGAACTTGAGAGACAATGGCTTAAATGTCATTATTGGTGTTAGAGAGGGTGGTGCTTCATGGAAGGCTGCCATTGAGGACGGCTGGGTTCCTGGTGAAAATTTGTTTTCTATTGAGGAGGCAATCAATAAGGGTACCATTATTATGAATTTACTATCAGATGCTGCTCAATCCTCAACTTGGTCTCAAATCAAGCCTTTAATCACTGAGGGAAAGACCTTGTATTTCTCCCATGGGTTCTCACCAGTCTTTAAGGACTTGACCCATGTCGATCCTCCAACAAATGTCGATGTAATTCTTGCAGCTCCAAAGGGTTCTGGTAGAACTGTTAGATCCTTGTTTAAGGAAGGTAGAGGTATCAACTCCTCCTATGCTGTCTGGAACGATGTTTCCGGCAAGGCTGAAGAGAGAGCAATTGCTTTGGCTGTTGCCATTGGTTCTGGTTACATTTACCAAACCACTTTTGAGAAGGAAGTTTACTCTGACCTTTACGGTGAAAGAGGTTGTTTGATGGGTGGTATCCATGGTATGTTTCTTGCACAGTATGAGGTTTTACGTGAAAACGGCCATTCTCCTTCAGAGGCATTTAATGAAACCGTTGAAGAGGCAACCCAATCTCTTTACCCATTGGTTGGTAAGTACGGTATGGATTACATGTACGATGCATGTTCCACTACTGCAAGAAGAGGTGCATTGGATTGGTATCCTATTTTCAAGGACAACTTGAAGCCGGTCTTTGAGAAGTTGTATGCCTCTGTTAGAGATGGTTCTGAAACTCAAAGATCTTTGGACTTTAATTCCCAAGCCAACTACAGAGAAGAGTTGGAGAAGGAATTGGAGACTATCAGAAACATGGAAATCTGGAAGGTTGGTAAGGAAGTCAGAAAGTTGAGACCAGAAAACAACtaaatgttttctttccctATTGTGAGTTTCACCTACTTGTCCTCTAGTTTTTAATTTATATCATTCTCCTTCCCCCCCATTCTTTTGAATTCCACACATTTTACCCACATTGAGTATTGCCAAGAATGGCTGCTCAAACAGCTCTTTTCTACAACGACTATATAACGCCATGTTTAAAGAATAAACAGCATCgattaaaaatgaaaaaaacaaattccATGCAAATAGTATAGGAGGTACAGTCATTTATAGTGTGGTCCCCCCTCCTACCCTTCCCTCTTTTTGTAGACTGTCTCAAATGCACCGGGTTGACCATCACAGGTAGGTGTTCTCAACCCGTCTACGGATATCTACTGATATTTACTCACCTGGTAACGTTTAATTAAACTCCACCATGTTTAACTTGATTCTATTCCATCCCATTTCGTCAATTTCCACACTGTTTAATCTCCAAACCCCTAAAGGAGCCACaatttccctttttttccATGCACTccatagaaaaaaaaaagaaaaaaaaaaatgaggaCGCGGCCGttgccattttttttttctctgccAATTTGTCTCTTCTCAGAGATGGATTTGTAGCTGTAAATGTAACTGTAACTGTAGATGTAGATGTAAATGTAGATGTAAATGTAGTTGGCTATTAGCATATAGGAGACAAACCACTGACAGAGTCACTATACCATCGAAGCAGTTGTTCACCATTATGTCCATACCAAAACCCAACAACGGCACGCTTCGACTCGGGTCTATTGCGCCAGACTTCACGACAGACACATCGCTCGGAGAGCTCCATTTCTACGAGTACATAGACCAGTCGTGGTGTATACTGTTTTCCCACCCTGACGACTTCACCCCCGTGTGTACGACAGAGCTAGGGGCGTTTGCGAAGCTCGAGCCGGAGTTCACTAGGAGAGGCGTCAAGATGATTGGATTGAGTGCCAATGATGCCGACTCCCACCGTTTGTGGATCAAAgacattgatgaaatcacaGGAAGCCACCTGTCTTTCCCCATTATTGCCGACCCGGACCGCCGTATTGCCCTCTTGTACGACATGATTGACCACCAGGACGCAACCAATATCGACGACAAGGGGGTCCAGTTGACCATCCGTTCGGTCTTCATCATCGACCCGGCTAAAACAATCCGTTTGATTATGACCTACCCGGCCAGCTGCGGGAGAAACACCGCTGAGGTTCTCCGTGTCGTTGACTCCCTACAAACTAGTGAAAGACTCTCTAGGAAAGTCACCACCCCTATTAACTGGGTCCCCGGTGACGACGTCATCATTGCCCCCACCGTTGACGACAACGAGGCCAAGCAGCTCTTCCCAAAGTTCCGCAGCATTAAACCCTACCTCCGTTTGACACCGCTCTCCAAATGACCGCAGTGTCGTACGATCTTGTCTAATCTCGTACTTGTACTTGTATATGTATAATGTCTGTTTAGATAAGAATATATCCGTCAACatgtatttgtatttccATCCGCTTTCCTGGAGTTTAGGGTCCTTCTATTCAGTTTAGGGTCCTTCTATTCAGTTTATCATTCTATTCAGTTTATCATTCTATTCAGTTTATCATTCTATTCAGTTTATCATTCTATTCAGTTTAACATTCTATTCAgtttatcattttctctGCCAATGTTTTAACTTCCTATTGAATGATTACGTAATTGAGGAAGGAATGGGAAAAATTTAAGCAGGCGCGTTTTTCCTCgctgtttttttctcttcaccactttttctctgttttcttttctcctTTTGGCACCTTGTTGTGTTATTTTTGTCGTCTTTGGATGTTTACTACCCCTGTCGTGTGTCATTGGGTTTTTTTCCCTTCTGTCTCCCCTGACGCCAAATCCAACTTTATACTTTTCGTTTTAACTTAGATAGTCTACATCATTCTATAGGGTCTCCTCCTTGCCAGACAAAAGTTACGTTGAAGAACATCTCCTATTCTTCTATTCACCCCTTGGAACCCCTTCAATAACCACTTTCTCGTCATCTCCATTTCTACTTGGTTTGTCTGTGGGgtcttttgtttgttgaacGTTtacatacatacacacaTAGATATACACTTGCATATTCTCATAGACACATTAACACACATACACATTAGCACACATACACATCAACACACACATACAACAATCCCTTGCGTGATGCATCCACAACCACAGATAGAGGAGAAACATCTACTGCCTCTACATAGAGGCACAAGTCAACAGAATGGCGGCTTCGAGACGGGGAAGCACCGTCGACGTCTTTCTAGGAAGAGGCTACTCATCATCACTGCATTCTTCCTGATGATGCTCTTGGTCGTCTATCGATGCACCCCTCCCCCAGCTCTCTTCCAATCTCCACTCACCTTCTCTCATACCCAGCAACACCCCCATGACTGCAAACTAGATCACCTTGATACCCCAACCATTGCACTCGATGGTGCACCTAATCCATGGAACAACGTTGAAATCCAAGAGCTTGAGGCCagtgttgaaaatgataatggTGTCAATGCCCAAGTGAATACCAAGAGCAACAACTTGGAAAATGCTGGAAATTCAACCGAGATCTCAACTGTTAAAACCGGTAACGGAGGAgcagaagaaaatgaagaagaagaagaagaagatcaaaCATCCATTTACGCCGATTCCATCATCCGTAATATTATGGAAGGCTCTAATAATGCAATCATTCCAAGGTTCAAGCTCGTGAAAAGAGCAGACGAAACAAACTCTTCAACCGTGCAAACACCAACTCTTTCATTCACTGCGGGCACATCAACTACCCCTCTAGATCCAACCTCTTCGTCTACGGATAACTCTGGAACCGCAGACCCAGGAAATGCAGAATCGAGTGCATCGCCAAATTTCGATTCcacttcaacatcaacacaAGATCCTCTCTCAACTTCTACTGGTGATCCAAATAATTCACCATCATTCACACTATCGTCTACTGAATCTTCAGATCCTACCTCATCATCCTTCTCCTCTTCATTCGATACtttgtcttcttcttcagatGATGGCGCCCCTTCGATCTTCCCCTTCACAACATCTATTTTATCATCTTCTACCTCCTCAGAAGTTTCGAGCTCCTCTCCATCCACACCAGAGAgtaccttcttcttctcaaCTTTACCAACTTCATCGTCGTCATCGTCAACTTTATCGTCGTCGTCATTAACtttgtcttcttcaacagcaacacATCCTTCGTTCCTACCATCCACAAGCTCTTCTTCCACGACAACTTCCATATCTACTCCGTCGTTCCcctcaacaacatcatcatcttcatccaGCTCTTCTCTTTTGTCTTCGTTTATCTCTACACCGTCGTCATCTTCCTCCTCGTCATATTCATCGCCGTCTTCATCAACACTatcttcatcgtcttctGCTACTTCTTCCACCTTGTCGCCCTCTTCATCTAGCGAGTCCTCGACGTCTACgacatcaacatcatcaagcacatcatcaacaacatcaccgtcatcatcatcgtttTCTTCCTCGACGATCACATCTGCATCTTCAACGACTTCCAATGACAATAAATTGCTGATCACCGTTGTTCCATCTACTACAATTATGAATAGTGCAAGTACAGTTGTGATTTATCACACCATcacaaaatcaaatactCTTGCTAATTACTCGTCAGGAATTTCctctaaaaataaaaatattgcTATAGGTGTCTCGATTGGTATAGGTATACCATTGATTTCTGCTATAATCATCGTTCTCCTGTTAGCATACCGCCGTAAACAACAGAATTCAGTGAGAAACTACCTCGATTCAAATGGTAGGGATGCCGGCATTGCAGTCGATGAGGGTAACTTCTTCACGAGGTTTTTTAGACGTGCATTTATCGGTTTGCCAATACTGAGAAACGATCCGAATGGAGGGGATTTTGATGACGACCTCCATGATGATTTAGCTCACGATCCAAAACCGATTTTTAGTGGAAAAAATGACTCAGACCTCTTTGACTCTAATAGTAACTCAAACAATGGCTTCTTTGTCAGTAGACCTAAGCCCTTACACTTGGTGAACTCTGATAATAACGATCAGTCCCAAACAAAGGAACATGACGATACActagatgatgaagatgttcACTATTTGGATTCAGATGATACCGATGATTATGTGCGGCCACCAGGCCACGACTCGAGTGCGTCACCGCCTCAACTCTCTCAATGATATAACTTTGTTTTGATCAGACAACCTTTTAATTTCCTGCATGTTTTAATATCCTACTCCCATCTTACAGTCTGTTTTCAACAGCTACTAGTCAATCTATAGATATATTTTGTATAAACGTTTAATCTTGGAACTTTGGGGAAACCGTTTGGATTTATATATCTACCTAATTAAGTCATATTtacaatgaagaaaatatagAGAGTTTACTCAAATCCTAGTTCTAGTAAAGCCAATAGAGATTTTTTTATAAGGGATGCTCGTCTTGACTAAAAGGAAAAGGGAAAGACAATTGGTGAAGTAAAACACAGTAAATCCATGGACAAGTTTGCTAAAGAAATGCAAGCAACCCTATAGTGCAACCATAACTACACCAAAGACAAGGTTTATCATATTAGTTGGTGTATATTTGATACCTGCACCTTCATAAGTGACCTGCTTTGGAACTGTcgatgatgatattgtaCTTGTTTCCGCTGGAACAGAAGTGCTTCGTGTGCCTGCTAAATTGGATGATTTAATAGAGGGGGTAATGAAAGATCCTAGAGTTTGAGATGAACtattaaaaaaagaagtagCTGGGGTGTTCGTAACCCCAGCTGGAGTAGACTCAACTGGAGTGGATGCAACTGGAGTAGACTCAACTGGAGTAGACTCAACTGGAGTAGACTCAACTGGAGTAGACTCAACTGGAGTAGACTCAACTGGAGTAGACTCAACTGGAGTAGACTCAACTGGAGTAGACTCAACTGGAGTAGACTCAACTGGAGTAGACTCAACTGGAGTAGACTCAACTGGAGTAGACTCAACTGGAGTAGACTCAACTGGAGTAGACTCAACTGGAGTGGATGCAACTGGAGTGGATGCAACTGGAGTGGATGCAAGAGTAGTTTTTGAATCACTGCATCTTTCATCTGAGCAATGGCTAATCTTCAAAACTGCGGTTGTAGAAGTAGTTACAACCGACTTATTTGGAACAACAATGGAAGATTTCGAATTTGGACAAACAAATGAAGGAATAACATAGTCCGTTAACTCAAACGAAGTTACTATTGCGCCAGTAGAATACGATTTTATCATAGTTGAAGGGCCAAATGAACCAGAAAGATTATTGGGAACAGCACATGATGTGGTGGTAAACCATAATATCACATCTTTCATTAAAGTAGCAGAAACACCTTCAACACATTTTGCAGTTAACATATTGGAATCACAGTCAGTAATAATTGTAGTTGAAGTGCTCGGAACTGGAACGCATGAAGAGGCTGTAACGCTTGATAAAGACTTTGTCGTGGTTGTTGGTGGAAACGATGTTAAAGAAACCAATTTGGATTTAGAAGTTGATGTTACTAAAGTAGAATATTGAGCAGATGATGGTGTAAAAGAGGGTGATAGTGCCGGACAACTGAAAGATGGGATGATAGCATTGGAAACGGTAACCACAGTCGTAGTGATGCCATTAAAGTATGTGGTAACAGACTGGGAGTTAACAAAGGACCCCGAAATTGTGTTGCCTGCTGGTGGTGCACATGAATAAGTGATGATGGAAACATCATTAGTACCAACTGGAACAACCGTAACACCTGGAACACAAGTGACAGGGACTCTCGAAAAGCCACAATCAGTAATGAATGTAGTTAAGGAGGTTGTAGAAACAGATGATGGCGGATTAGAAGATAATGGGGTGGAAGATAGAGTAGACGATGATGGAGTAGAGAATGGAGTGGAAGGTGTTGAAGTAGACGATGATGCAGTAGAAAATAGAGtagatgatgaagttgaagataaTGGAGTAGATGATGGTGAAGTAGATGATAAAGTGGAAGATGGCGGATTAGAAGATAATGGGGTGGAAGATAGAGTAGAAGACGATGGAGTAGAGAATGGAGTGGAAAATTGAGTAGAT
Protein-coding regions in this window:
- a CDS encoding uncharacterized protein (PKUD0E00720; similar to Saccharomyces cerevisiae YLR355C (ILV5); ancestral locus Anc_4.190), with amino-acid sequence MYRNAAARLARASKQSTRALSSMAKRPTAVSAVKSVKPLTQSVRGLKKINFAGVEELVHERADWPREKLLEYFKNDTMALIGYGSQGYGQGLNLRDNGLNVIIGVREGGASWKAAIEDGWVPGENLFSIEEAINKGTIIMNLLSDAAQSSTWSQIKPLITEGKTLYFSHGFSPVFKDLTHVDPPTNVDVILAAPKGSGRTVRSLFKEGRGINSSYAVWNDVSGKAEERAIALAVAIGSGYIYQTTFEKEVYSDLYGERGCLMGGIHGMFLAQYEVLRENGHSPSEAFNETVEEATQSLYPLVGKYGMDYMYDACSTTARRGALDWYPIFKDNLKPVFEKLYASVRDGSETQRSLDFNSQANYREELEKELETIRNMEIWKVGKEVRKLRPENN
- a CDS encoding uncharacterized protein (PKUD0E00730; Pfam Domains: AhpC-TSA(3.6e-37)|1-cysPrx_C(1.8e-24)), which translates into the protein MSIPKPNNGTLRLGSIAPDFTTDTSLGELHFYEYIDQSWCILFSHPDDFTPVCTTELGAFAKLEPEFTRRGVKMIGLSANDADSHRLWIKDIDEITGSHLSFPIIADPDRRIALLYDMIDHQDATNIDDKGVQLTIRSVFIIDPAKTIRLIMTYPASCGRNTAEVLRVVDSLQTSERLSRKVTTPINWVPGDDVIIAPTVDDNEAKQLFPKFRSIKPYLRLTPLSK
- a CDS encoding uncharacterized protein (PKUD0E00740; similar to Saccharomyces cerevisiae YGR023W (MTL1) and YLR332W (MID2); ancestral locus Anc_4.159); translated protein: MHPQPQIEEKHLLPLHRGTSQQNGGFETGKHRRRLSRKRLLIITAFFLMMLLVVYRCTPPPALFQSPLTFSHTQQHPHDCKLDHLDTPTIALDGAPNPWNNVEIQELEASVENDNGVNAQVNTKSNNLENAGNSTEISTVKTGNGGAEENEEEEEEDQTSIYADSIIRNIMEGSNNAIIPRFKLVKRADETNSSTVQTPTLSFTAGTSTTPLDPTSSSTDNSGTADPGNAESSASPNFDSTSTSTQDPLSTSTGDPNNSPSFTLSSTESSDPTSSSFSSSFDTLSSSSDDGAPSIFPFTTSILSSSTSSEVSSSSPSTPESTFFFSTLPTSSSSSSTLSSSSLTLSSSTATHPSFLPSTSSSSTTTSISTPSFPSTTSSSSSSSSLLSSFISTPSSSSSSSYSSPSSSTLSSSSSATSSTLSPSSSSESSTSTTSTSSSTSSTTSPSSSSFSSSTITSASSTTSNDNKLLITVVPSTTIMNSASTVVIYHTITKSNTLANYSSGISSKNKNIAIGVSIGIGIPLISAIIIVLLLAYRRKQQNSVRNYLDSNGRDAGIAVDEGNFFTRFFRRAFIGLPILRNDPNGGDFDDDLHDDLAHDPKPIFSGKNDSDLFDSNSNSNNGFFVSRPKPLHLVNSDNNDQSQTKEHDDTLDDEDVHYLDSDDTDDYVRPPGHDSSASPPQLSQ
- a CDS encoding uncharacterized protein (PKUD0E00750; similar to Saccharomyces cerevisiae YDL211C (YDL211C) and YNL176C (TDA7); ancestral locus Anc_2.79) encodes the protein MNLFKTFFFDVLVYCSLAMALAIPKVEDIERRGETSTSTSKCSPFVWTTNTLTNTFYSTDVDGNVLTSYETQTISGRTLAPCALSFLPTTTIQTTVPSTTLVSTFTHCDENPHCTSTFWTTPICASETVFASCYVGITELFQENGYTASVSTTSCNSPPGATGSFQCHETTARIGLDGVSSTFTVTNCDIADFTCVTLSSGISSSYTPTTTPLPSTQFSTPFSTPSSSTLSSTPLSSNPPSSTLSSTSPSSTPLSSTSSSTLFSTASSSTSTPSTPFSTPSSSTLSSTPLSSNPPSSVSTTSLTTFITDCGFSRVPVTCVPGVTVVPVGTNDVSIITYSCAPPAGNTISGSFVNSQSVTTYFNGITTTVVTVSNAIIPSFSCPALSPSFTPSSAQYSTLVTSTSKSKLVSLTSFPPTTTTKSLSSVTASSCVPVPSTSTTIITDCDSNMLTAKCVEGVSATLMKDVILWFTTTSCAVPNNLSGSFGPSTMIKSYSTGAIVTSFELTDYVIPSFVCPNSKSSIVVPNKSVVTTSTTAVLKISHCSDERCSDSKTTLASTPVASTPVASTPVESTPVESTPVESTPVESTPVESTPVESTPVESTPVESTPVESTPVESTPVESTPVESTPVESTPVESTPVASTPVESTPAGVTNTPATSFFNSSSQTLGSFITPSIKSSNLAGTRSTSVPAETSTISSSTVPKQVTYEGAGIKYTPTNMINLVFGVVMVAL